The following are encoded together in the Arthrobacter sp. Y-9 genome:
- a CDS encoding LLM class flavin-dependent oxidoreductase — MQFGIFTVSDITTDPTTGTTPTEHERIKATVEIAKKAEDVGLDVFALGEHHNRPFFSSSPTTTLAYIAAQTEKLILSTSTTLITTNDPVKIAEDFAMLQHVADGRVDLMLGRGNTPPVYPWFGKNIQDGVNLAIENYSLLRELWDKDIVNWQGKFRTPLQNFTSTPRPLDDVAPFVWHGSIRTPQIAELAAYFGDGFFANNIFWPKEHFQRLIALYRERYEHYGHGTAEQAIVGLGGQFFMRRNSQDAVREFRPYFDNAPVYGHGPSLEDFTSQTPLTVGSPQEVIEKTLSFRETFGDYQRQLFLVDHAGLPLKTVLEQLDLLGEILPELRKGFAEGRPATVPDAPTHASLVAAKEAKQAESEGAGQDEPAGQVATS; from the coding sequence ATGCAATTCGGAATCTTCACCGTGAGTGACATCACCACGGACCCCACCACGGGCACCACCCCCACGGAGCACGAGCGGATCAAGGCGACGGTCGAGATCGCCAAGAAGGCCGAGGACGTGGGCCTGGACGTGTTCGCGCTCGGCGAGCACCACAACCGCCCGTTCTTCTCCAGCTCCCCCACCACCACGCTCGCGTACATCGCGGCGCAGACGGAGAAGCTCATCCTCTCCACGTCCACCACGCTCATCACCACGAATGACCCGGTGAAGATCGCCGAGGACTTCGCGATGCTGCAGCACGTGGCCGACGGCCGTGTGGACCTCATGCTGGGCCGCGGCAACACCCCGCCGGTCTACCCCTGGTTCGGCAAGAACATCCAGGACGGAGTGAACCTGGCGATCGAGAACTACAGCCTGCTGCGTGAGCTGTGGGACAAGGACATCGTCAACTGGCAGGGCAAGTTCCGCACCCCGCTGCAGAACTTCACCTCCACCCCGCGTCCGCTGGACGACGTCGCGCCGTTCGTCTGGCACGGTTCCATCCGCACCCCGCAGATCGCCGAGCTGGCGGCCTACTTCGGTGACGGATTCTTCGCCAACAACATCTTCTGGCCGAAGGAGCACTTCCAGCGGCTGATCGCCCTGTACCGCGAGCGCTACGAGCACTACGGCCACGGCACGGCGGAGCAGGCCATCGTGGGTCTCGGCGGACAGTTCTTCATGCGCCGGAACTCCCAGGACGCCGTCCGCGAATTCCGCCCGTACTTCGACAACGCCCCCGTCTACGGCCACGGACCGTCCCTGGAGGACTTCACCTCGCAGACGCCGCTCACCGTGGGCAGCCCGCAGGAGGTCATCGAGAAGACCCTGAGCTTCCGTGAGACCTTCGGCGACTACCAGCGCCAGCTCTTCCTGGTGGACCACGCCGGTCTTCCGCTGAAGACGGTCCTGGAGCAGCTGGACCTGCTCGGTGAGATCCTGCCGGAGCTCCGCAAGGGCTTCGCCGAAGGCCGTCCCGCCACCGTGCCGGACGCCCCGACGCACGCCTCGCTCGTGGCCGCCAAGGAGGCCAAGCAGGCCGAGAGTGAGGGCGCGGGCCAGGACGAACCGGCCGGGCAGGTCGCGACGTCATGA
- a CDS encoding GtrA family protein — protein MSSSTTGTVGSTAAAEPGPGSPAAVAVTGEAGGGSAARPTTAASRLWGQIGRFTVVGVLCTAASIGLYALLRPSVGPQWANALALVSTSILNTALNRAATFRIQGGQGAARDHARGLLVMGIAWVITASSLALLHWLQPEATVTEELWTTTLAGFLATVVRFTLFRQWIFRRARSA, from the coding sequence ATGAGCAGCAGCACCACCGGGACCGTCGGAAGCACGGCCGCCGCGGAGCCCGGACCCGGGTCGCCGGCGGCCGTCGCCGTGACGGGTGAAGCCGGTGGCGGCTCCGCGGCGCGACCCACGACGGCGGCCTCCCGCCTCTGGGGCCAGATCGGCCGGTTCACGGTGGTCGGCGTCCTGTGCACGGCGGCGTCGATCGGCCTGTACGCGCTGCTGCGCCCCTCCGTCGGCCCCCAGTGGGCCAACGCGCTCGCTCTCGTCTCGACGTCGATCCTCAACACGGCCCTGAACCGCGCCGCCACGTTCCGCATCCAGGGCGGACAGGGCGCGGCCCGGGATCACGCACGCGGACTCCTCGTGATGGGCATCGCCTGGGTCATCACGGCGTCCAGCCTGGCCCTGCTGCACTGGCTCCAGCCCGAGGCGACCGTCACCGAGGAACTCTGGACCACCACCCTGGCCGGGTTCCTGGCCACGGTGGTCCGGTTCACCCTGTTCCGGCAGTGGATCTTCCGCCGCGCACGGAGCGCCTGA
- a CDS encoding efflux RND transporter permease subunit, whose amino-acid sequence MFRLSQLSLANRALIALITVFAAVFGVITMGSLKQELIPSIEFPQISVLSTMPGASAEVVDKQVGEPLEQALGGVEAVESTTSTSRSGVSTVSLKFAYGTNLDRARNQVDRAISSAKRNLPADVDPQSYAGNINDFPVVYLAVSSDQPLSVLSEQLNRLSVPRLLKLDGVRGAEVSGATGQYVSILPQAGALAQRGLSAQSIRQALKDNGSVIPVGTITEQGKELSLQVGTRVDTLDAVKALPLAGANTPTTIGDIAQVQLKDNPATSITRTNGVQTLALSVTKKPEADTVALSHAVRDAIPALQDELGHGAKFTSVFDQAPFIEKSIKDLTTEGLLGLGFAVVIILLFLLSVRSTLVTAISIPLSLLITFIGLGAAKYSLNILTLGALTIAIGRVVDDSIVVIENIKRHLSYGEDKKTAILTAIREVAGAVTASTLTTVAVFLPIAFVGDIAGELFRPFALTVTIALLASLFVSLTIVPVLAYWFLKSGNVHGREQAEIEREAHAKEERSWLARGYVPVLHATQRHPVITLVSAVVILVATFAMTPLLPTNLLGDSGQNSFTIRQSLPAGTTLDDSSKAAAKVESALKDVDGVKDVQVILGNAGTGYGAMVSSGSSDANFTVTTDEKKNQLKLQDAARAKLNDLKDAGKLTIGSQQGGFGSSNTVDVTIRSGDSDALAKASQQLVTAFGDVPNTTSVTSNLASSYPVVQVEVNRAKAAALGLSEQQIGGLLASASNPPLDVKLRLGVTDYSVRVGEAQPFRSIQELKDSKIPGTPLTLSAVADVQQVNVPSSITSSNGQRTAVVSVTPDGSNLGAVSTEVQKRLASIKLPAGTTAAVGGATTQQADSFRQLGLALLAAVAIVYVIMVATFKSLVQPLILLVSIPFAATGAIGLLLVSRVPLGLPSLIGMLMLVGIVVTNAIVLIDLINQYRRAEPGREAMSVADAIEHGARRRLRPILMTAAATVFALTPMALGLTGGGGFISQPLAIVVIGGLVSSTLLTLILVPVLYRLVEGRRERRQERKQEHHRHVAIQD is encoded by the coding sequence GTGTTCCGCCTCTCCCAGCTCTCTCTCGCCAACAGGGCCCTGATCGCGCTGATCACGGTGTTCGCCGCGGTGTTCGGCGTCATCACGATGGGCTCTCTCAAGCAGGAGCTCATCCCGTCGATCGAGTTCCCCCAGATCTCCGTGCTCAGCACCATGCCGGGCGCCTCCGCCGAAGTGGTGGACAAGCAGGTGGGCGAGCCCCTGGAGCAGGCCCTGGGCGGCGTGGAGGCGGTCGAGTCGACCACCTCCACCTCCCGCAGCGGCGTCTCCACGGTGAGCCTCAAGTTCGCCTACGGCACCAATCTGGACCGGGCCCGCAACCAGGTGGACCGCGCGATCTCCAGCGCCAAGCGCAACCTGCCGGCCGACGTCGACCCTCAGTCTTACGCGGGCAACATCAACGACTTCCCGGTCGTCTATCTGGCGGTGTCCTCGGACCAGCCGCTGAGCGTGCTCAGCGAGCAGCTGAACCGCCTGAGCGTGCCGCGCCTGCTCAAGCTCGACGGCGTGCGCGGCGCCGAAGTCAGCGGCGCCACCGGTCAGTACGTCTCGATCCTGCCGCAGGCCGGAGCGCTCGCCCAGCGTGGCCTCAGCGCCCAGTCGATCCGCCAGGCCCTCAAGGACAACGGCTCCGTCATCCCGGTCGGAACCATCACCGAGCAGGGCAAGGAGCTGTCCCTGCAGGTCGGCACGCGCGTGGACACCCTGGACGCCGTGAAGGCGCTCCCGCTCGCGGGTGCGAACACGCCGACCACGATCGGCGACATCGCCCAGGTCCAGCTCAAGGACAACCCGGCCACCTCCATCACGCGCACCAACGGCGTGCAGACGCTCGCGCTCTCCGTCACGAAGAAGCCCGAAGCGGACACCGTGGCGCTCTCCCACGCGGTGCGCGATGCGATCCCGGCGCTGCAGGACGAGCTCGGTCACGGCGCCAAGTTCACCTCGGTCTTCGACCAGGCGCCCTTCATCGAGAAGTCCATCAAGGACCTCACCACGGAAGGCCTTCTGGGCCTCGGATTCGCCGTGGTGATCATCCTGCTGTTCCTGCTCTCCGTGCGGTCCACGCTGGTCACGGCCATCTCGATCCCGCTCTCCCTGCTCATCACCTTCATCGGTCTCGGGGCGGCCAAGTACTCCCTGAACATCCTGACGCTCGGCGCCCTGACCATCGCGATCGGACGTGTGGTGGACGACTCGATCGTGGTGATCGAGAACATCAAGCGGCACCTCAGTTACGGCGAGGACAAGAAGACGGCCATCCTGACCGCCATCCGCGAGGTGGCCGGGGCCGTGACCGCCTCCACCCTCACCACGGTGGCCGTGTTCCTGCCGATCGCGTTCGTGGGCGACATCGCGGGCGAGCTGTTCCGGCCTTTCGCCCTCACGGTGACCATCGCCCTGCTGGCCTCGCTCTTCGTCTCCCTCACCATCGTCCCGGTGCTCGCCTACTGGTTCCTGAAGTCGGGGAACGTCCACGGCCGCGAGCAGGCGGAGATCGAGCGGGAGGCCCACGCCAAGGAGGAGCGCTCCTGGCTCGCCCGTGGCTACGTCCCCGTCCTGCACGCCACTCAGCGCCATCCCGTCATCACCCTGGTCTCCGCCGTCGTGATCCTGGTGGCGACCTTCGCCATGACCCCGTTGCTGCCCACCAACCTGCTGGGCGACTCGGGCCAGAACAGCTTCACCATCCGGCAGTCCCTGCCCGCGGGCACCACCCTCGACGATTCCAGCAAGGCCGCGGCGAAGGTGGAGAGCGCGCTCAAGGACGTCGACGGCGTCAAGGACGTCCAGGTCATCCTCGGCAACGCCGGGACCGGGTACGGCGCCATGGTCTCCAGCGGCTCGTCGGACGCCAACTTCACGGTGACCACGGATGAGAAGAAGAACCAGCTGAAGCTCCAGGACGCCGCACGGGCCAAGCTCAACGACCTGAAGGACGCGGGCAAGCTCACGATCGGCTCGCAACAGGGCGGCTTCGGCAGCTCGAACACGGTCGACGTGACCATCCGCTCGGGCGACTCGGACGCCCTCGCCAAGGCCTCCCAGCAGCTCGTCACAGCCTTCGGCGACGTGCCGAACACCACCTCCGTGACCAGCAACCTGGCGTCCTCCTACCCCGTGGTCCAGGTGGAGGTGAACCGGGCCAAGGCCGCGGCGCTGGGCCTTTCGGAGCAGCAGATCGGAGGCCTGCTGGCCAGCGCGTCCAACCCGCCGCTCGATGTGAAGCTGCGCCTCGGCGTCACGGACTACTCCGTCCGCGTGGGCGAGGCCCAGCCGTTCCGCAGCATCCAGGAGCTCAAGGACAGCAAGATCCCGGGCACTCCGCTGACGCTCTCCGCGGTGGCCGACGTCCAGCAGGTCAACGTGCCGTCCAGCATCACCAGCAGCAACGGCCAGCGCACCGCCGTCGTCTCGGTCACCCCGGACGGCAGCAACCTGGGCGCGGTCAGCACGGAGGTGCAGAAGCGTCTGGCGTCCATCAAGCTCCCGGCCGGCACGACGGCGGCCGTGGGCGGCGCCACGACGCAACAGGCCGACTCCTTCCGTCAGCTGGGGCTGGCGCTGCTGGCCGCCGTCGCGATCGTCTACGTGATCATGGTGGCGACGTTCAAGTCCCTGGTCCAGCCGCTCATCCTGCTCGTCTCGATCCCGTTCGCCGCGACCGGTGCCATCGGCCTGCTCCTCGTGTCCCGCGTGCCGCTCGGCCTGCCGTCCCTGATCGGCATGCTCATGCTCGTGGGCATCGTGGTCACGAACGCGATCGTGCTGATCGACCTCATCAACCAGTACCGGAGGGCGGAGCCGGGCCGTGAGGCGATGTCCGTGGCGGACGCGATCGAACACGGCGCCCGCCGCCGTCTGCGGCCGATCCTGATGACGGCGGCGGCCACGGTGTTCGCCCTGACCCCGATGGCGCTCGGACTGACCGGCGGTGGCGGTTTCATCTCGCAGCCGCTGGCGATCGTGGTGATCGGCGGGCTCGTGTCCTCCACGCTCCTCACCCTGATCCTGGTGCCGGTCCTCTACCGCCTCGTCGAGGGGCGGCGGGAACGGCGTCAGGAACGGAAGCAGGAGCACCACCGGCACGTGGCCATCCAGGACTGA
- a CDS encoding malate:quinone oxidoreductase, with the protein MTFISKTSSADVVLIGGGIMSATLGAFLKQLQPDWSIVLYERLDQAGLESSDPWNNAGTGHSAFCELNYMPQAKDGSVNPAKALGIAEGFQLSRQFWSHLVSEQLIGSPKGFINTVPHMSFVLGDEHSDYLKKRYEALKPHPLFSTMEHSEDAATIGGWAPLVMEGRQPGRFAATRVAEGTDVDFGALSRELTAYLERSGVEVNYFHDVTDLERLSFGRGWKVSTRHLGSNERGSIDAKFVFVGAGGGALHLLQASGIPESKGYGGFPVSGKFFRCTDETVTAQHNAKVYGQASVGAPPMSVPHLDTRYVGGQRSLLFGPYGGFSTNFLKNGSYWDLPGSVRPNNIVPMLGVAKDNLDLVAYLVKEVTKSHGAKVEALREYYPEADGDKWELITAGQRVQIIKKDPKRGGALQFGTEVITSRDGSIGALLGASPGASTAVPIMLELLKRSFPAQFKGWEGKIKEMLPGYGVRLNDNPELARELATHTATVLQLDEANTVRTAQ; encoded by the coding sequence GTGACCTTCATTTCCAAGACTTCCTCCGCCGACGTCGTCCTCATCGGTGGAGGCATCATGAGCGCCACCCTCGGTGCGTTCCTCAAGCAGCTCCAGCCGGACTGGTCGATCGTGCTCTATGAGCGCCTCGACCAGGCGGGCCTGGAAAGCTCCGATCCCTGGAACAACGCGGGCACCGGCCACTCCGCCTTCTGCGAGCTGAACTACATGCCGCAGGCCAAGGACGGCTCCGTGAACCCGGCCAAGGCACTCGGCATCGCCGAGGGATTCCAGCTCTCCCGCCAGTTCTGGTCCCACCTGGTGTCCGAGCAGCTCATCGGCTCCCCCAAGGGCTTCATCAACACCGTGCCGCACATGAGCTTCGTGCTCGGTGACGAGCACTCCGATTACCTCAAGAAGCGCTACGAGGCCCTCAAGCCGCACCCGCTCTTCTCCACCATGGAGCACAGCGAGGACGCCGCGACCATCGGGGGCTGGGCACCCCTGGTGATGGAAGGCCGTCAGCCGGGCCGCTTCGCCGCCACCCGCGTGGCCGAGGGCACCGACGTCGACTTCGGCGCCCTGAGCCGCGAGCTCACCGCGTACCTGGAGCGCTCCGGCGTGGAGGTCAACTACTTCCACGACGTCACCGACCTGGAGCGACTCTCCTTCGGCCGCGGCTGGAAGGTCTCCACCCGCCACTTGGGATCGAACGAGCGCGGCAGCATCGACGCCAAGTTCGTGTTCGTGGGAGCCGGCGGCGGCGCACTGCACCTGCTCCAGGCCTCCGGCATCCCCGAATCCAAGGGCTACGGCGGATTCCCGGTCTCCGGCAAGTTCTTCCGCTGCACCGACGAGACCGTCACCGCCCAGCACAACGCCAAGGTGTACGGCCAGGCCTCCGTGGGCGCCCCGCCCATGTCCGTGCCGCACCTCGACACCCGCTACGTGGGCGGCCAGCGCTCCCTGCTGTTCGGCCCGTACGGCGGCTTCTCCACCAACTTCCTCAAGAACGGCTCCTACTGGGACCTCCCCGGCAGCGTGCGTCCCAACAACATCGTGCCGATGCTGGGCGTCGCCAAGGACAACCTGGACCTGGTCGCGTACCTGGTCAAGGAGGTCACCAAGAGCCACGGCGCCAAGGTCGAGGCCCTGCGCGAGTACTACCCCGAAGCCGACGGCGACAAGTGGGAGCTCATCACGGCCGGCCAGCGCGTGCAGATCATCAAGAAGGACCCGAAGCGCGGCGGCGCCCTGCAGTTCGGCACCGAGGTCATCACGAGCCGTGACGGCTCGATCGGCGCCCTGCTCGGCGCCTCCCCCGGAGCCTCCACCGCGGTCCCGATCATGCTCGAGCTCCTCAAGCGCTCCTTCCCCGCGCAGTTCAAGGGCTGGGAAGGCAAGATCAAGGAGATGCTCCCCGGCTACGGCGTGCGCCTGAACGACAACCCTGAACTGGCCCGCGAGCTGGCAACCCACACCGCCACCGTGCTCCAGCTGGACGAGGCGAATACCGTCAGGACCGCACAGTAA
- a CDS encoding APC family permease: protein MSETPALARRLGTVDAVLIGFGSMIGAGVFAAFTPAAAAAGSGLLIGLLVAAFVAFCNASSSAQLAAAYPASGGSYLYGRERIGPWAGFLAGWGFVIGKTASAAAMAMTFAAYVAPPGWERSVAVLAVIALAAVNYHGITRTARLTRILMVLVLAALTIIVAACWTGSSPDPGKIAGEGLLAHGWYGILQSAGLLFFAFAGYARIATLSEEVREPRRTIPRAILIALAVTAVVYATVAVTLLATLGPSGVAAEPAPLAAAVASGNADWATPVVRAGAAVAALGALLALIAGLGRTSLAMAREHDLPHWLAAVHPRYRVPHRAEVTVAVAICGIIAVADLRGAIGFSSFGVLIYYLVANVAAYTQNGADRRYPRVFQVLGALACVALAATLPLPSVVAGAAVFAVGIILRGIRLARAS, encoded by the coding sequence ATGAGTGAGACCCCTGCGCTGGCACGCCGTCTCGGCACCGTCGACGCCGTGCTGATCGGGTTCGGGTCCATGATCGGCGCCGGCGTGTTCGCGGCGTTCACCCCGGCGGCCGCGGCGGCCGGGTCGGGGTTGCTGATCGGACTTCTGGTGGCCGCGTTCGTGGCCTTCTGCAATGCCAGTTCCTCGGCGCAGCTCGCCGCGGCGTATCCGGCCTCGGGCGGCAGCTACCTCTACGGCAGGGAGAGGATCGGTCCGTGGGCGGGATTCCTGGCCGGCTGGGGATTCGTGATCGGCAAGACCGCGAGCGCCGCCGCCATGGCCATGACCTTCGCCGCGTATGTGGCCCCACCCGGCTGGGAGCGCTCCGTCGCCGTCCTCGCCGTGATCGCGCTGGCCGCGGTGAACTACCACGGCATCACCCGGACCGCTCGCCTGACCCGCATTCTCATGGTCCTGGTCCTGGCCGCGCTGACCATCATCGTCGCCGCCTGCTGGACGGGCTCCTCCCCTGATCCGGGCAAGATCGCCGGAGAGGGACTCCTGGCGCACGGCTGGTACGGCATTCTGCAGTCCGCGGGGCTGCTGTTCTTCGCGTTCGCCGGGTACGCCCGGATCGCGACCCTGAGCGAGGAAGTCCGCGAACCCCGGCGGACCATCCCCCGCGCCATCCTCATCGCCCTGGCGGTGACCGCCGTCGTCTACGCGACGGTCGCCGTCACGCTGCTCGCGACGCTTGGACCGTCGGGCGTCGCCGCGGAACCCGCGCCGCTCGCCGCCGCCGTCGCGTCGGGAAACGCCGATTGGGCGACGCCGGTCGTGCGCGCGGGAGCGGCGGTCGCCGCACTCGGGGCGCTCCTCGCCCTCATCGCCGGTCTCGGACGGACGAGTCTGGCGATGGCCCGGGAACACGACCTGCCCCACTGGCTCGCGGCCGTGCACCCCCGGTACCGGGTGCCGCACCGGGCCGAGGTGACGGTCGCCGTCGCGATCTGCGGGATCATCGCGGTGGCGGATCTCCGTGGGGCGATCGGCTTCTCCTCGTTCGGTGTGCTGATCTACTACCTCGTGGCCAACGTCGCCGCTTACACCCAGAACGGCGCCGACCGTCGGTACCCGCGCGTGTTCCAAGTGCTCGGGGCACTGGCCTGCGTCGCACTGGCCGCGACCCTTCCGCTGCCGTCCGTCGTGGCCGGGGCGGCGGTCTTCGCCGTCGGCATCATCCTGCGAGGGATCCGGCTCGCTCGGGCCTCTTGA
- the bcp gene encoding thioredoxin-dependent thiol peroxidase, translating into MPTSTTPRLTPGTPAPDFTLKNAQGDDVTLSSLRGQRVILFFYPQADTPACAQQACDFRDNLARFGQEGYTVLGISPDPVDKLAAWDQREHFGYTMLADEGHLVADRYAVWGEKLNYGKPYQGIIRSTFVIDEEGNVAVAQYNVRAKGHVAKLRRDLKLPA; encoded by the coding sequence TTGCCCACGTCCACCACTCCGCGCCTCACGCCGGGAACACCGGCTCCGGACTTCACGCTGAAGAACGCCCAGGGCGACGACGTCACGCTCTCCTCGCTCCGCGGCCAGCGGGTCATCCTCTTCTTCTACCCGCAGGCCGACACCCCGGCCTGTGCGCAGCAGGCGTGCGACTTCCGCGACAACCTGGCACGTTTCGGTCAGGAGGGCTACACGGTCCTGGGCATCTCCCCGGACCCGGTGGACAAGCTCGCAGCCTGGGACCAGCGGGAGCACTTCGGCTACACGATGCTCGCCGATGAAGGCCACCTCGTGGCGGACCGCTACGCCGTGTGGGGCGAGAAGCTCAACTACGGCAAGCCGTACCAGGGGATCATCCGCAGCACGTTCGTGATCGACGAGGAAGGGAACGTCGCGGTGGCCCAGTACAACGTGCGCGCCAAGGGCCACGTGGCCAAGCTGCGCCGGGACCTCAAGCTCCCCGCCTGA
- a CDS encoding MarR family winged helix-turn-helix transcriptional regulator, giving the protein MSKAPHVRTAAATWESLFRAQVAVMRRLNEAPAFRQVGVSHKVSVKEYDVLFTLSRCPEGWLRLHEINDRVLLSQSSLSRLVERLQNRGLIERQTAPDDGRGILIRLTPEGRAVQKEIGRAHVRDIAAVVGPALTEDEMADLMRLTEKLRQGLGHPE; this is encoded by the coding sequence ATGAGCAAGGCACCGCACGTCCGCACGGCCGCCGCCACCTGGGAGTCCCTCTTCCGGGCCCAGGTGGCGGTCATGCGGCGCCTCAATGAGGCTCCCGCCTTCAGGCAGGTCGGCGTCTCCCACAAGGTCAGCGTGAAGGAGTACGACGTCCTGTTCACGCTCAGCCGCTGCCCGGAGGGCTGGCTGCGCCTGCACGAGATCAACGATCGCGTGCTCCTCAGCCAGTCGAGCCTGAGCCGACTGGTGGAGCGCCTGCAGAACCGTGGGCTGATCGAGCGTCAGACCGCGCCGGACGACGGCCGGGGCATCCTGATCCGCCTCACGCCGGAAGGCCGCGCGGTGCAGAAGGAGATCGGCCGGGCGCACGTCCGGGACATCGCCGCCGTCGTGGGTCCGGCCCTCACGGAGGACGAGATGGCCGACCTCATGCGCCTGACCGAGAAGCTGCGGCAGGGGCTCGGGCACCCGGAATAG
- a CDS encoding ABC transporter substrate-binding protein — protein MAPARSVRVPRTRRLLAAASAAAVLLSGCTPTATPEPSSSSSTAPSKAFRFGTPAPPVGLDPALTSDLESYRVTRQVLEGLLTVDAITGKPAPSLATEWKASDDGLRYDFTLRQGVSFQDGTPFNAQAVCANFQRWYKLSPALRKESSATFGTIFRGYSDEPAKSIYRGCTTKDAHHVSIDLSEPFTGFLQSLTMPSLAISSPKALTEGKADALTQTKAGTKVSAYGTHPVGTGPFQFASWDDSEVTLKANPRYWGDRGEIGTVTFRVISHPEVRREALDKGEIDAYDNITVDTMEALVKKGQQVVQRDPFSVMYLGMNQSVAPLNNLKVRQAIEYAVDKNTIVRRFYLDGTAQATQFVPPRLSGFNNGAPALGYDPNKAKALLKEANYDGKPIPFYYPVNVTRAYLPSPEKVYAEIARELTAVGLVIKPVPVPWTEGYAQKVTSPGNHGLHLFGWNGSYADPDNFLSPLFGSTRSEFGYTDADLFKDIARARTLPDGDERSTLYRSINERIAKALPALPIAYPISALAMSDRVVSYPSSPVLNEVFSKVKLKG, from the coding sequence GTGGCCCCAGCCCGCTCCGTCCGTGTTCCGCGCACGCGGCGCCTGCTGGCGGCCGCCAGTGCCGCCGCCGTCCTTCTCAGTGGCTGTACGCCCACTGCGACGCCCGAGCCGAGCAGCAGCTCCTCCACCGCTCCCAGCAAGGCGTTCCGCTTCGGAACCCCGGCGCCGCCCGTGGGCCTCGATCCGGCGCTCACCTCCGATCTCGAGTCCTACCGGGTGACCCGGCAGGTGCTGGAAGGTCTCCTGACCGTCGACGCCATCACGGGCAAGCCCGCGCCGTCCCTCGCCACTGAATGGAAGGCGTCCGACGACGGTCTGCGCTACGACTTCACCCTCCGCCAGGGTGTGAGCTTCCAGGACGGGACCCCCTTCAACGCCCAGGCCGTCTGCGCCAATTTCCAGCGCTGGTACAAGCTGAGCCCTGCCCTCCGCAAGGAAAGCAGCGCGACCTTCGGCACGATCTTCCGGGGCTATTCGGACGAACCGGCCAAGTCGATCTACCGGGGCTGCACCACCAAGGACGCCCATCACGTCTCGATCGACCTGTCGGAGCCCTTCACCGGTTTCCTCCAGTCGCTCACGATGCCGTCGCTGGCGATCTCCTCCCCCAAGGCCCTCACTGAAGGCAAGGCCGACGCCCTCACACAGACCAAGGCCGGCACCAAGGTGTCCGCGTACGGCACCCACCCCGTGGGGACCGGGCCCTTCCAGTTCGCGTCCTGGGACGACTCCGAGGTCACGCTCAAGGCCAACCCGCGGTACTGGGGTGACCGCGGCGAGATCGGCACCGTGACGTTCCGCGTCATCTCCCACCCGGAAGTGCGCCGCGAAGCCCTCGACAAGGGTGAGATCGACGCCTACGACAACATCACCGTGGACACCATGGAGGCCCTGGTCAAGAAGGGTCAGCAGGTCGTCCAGCGCGACCCCTTCTCCGTGATGTACCTGGGCATGAACCAGTCCGTGGCCCCGTTGAACAATCTCAAGGTCCGGCAGGCCATCGAGTACGCCGTGGACAAGAACACGATCGTGCGGCGCTTCTACCTGGACGGCACCGCCCAGGCGACGCAGTTCGTCCCACCCCGGCTGTCCGGTTTCAACAACGGGGCCCCTGCGCTCGGCTACGACCCGAACAAGGCCAAGGCCCTCCTCAAGGAGGCCAACTACGACGGCAAGCCCATCCCGTTCTACTACCCGGTGAACGTGACCCGGGCGTACCTGCCGTCCCCGGAGAAGGTCTACGCGGAGATCGCCCGTGAGCTGACCGCCGTCGGCCTGGTGATCAAGCCGGTGCCCGTCCCCTGGACGGAGGGCTACGCGCAGAAGGTGACCTCGCCGGGAAACCACGGCCTTCACCTGTTCGGCTGGAACGGCTCGTACGCCGATCCGGACAACTTCCTCTCCCCGCTTTTCGGCTCCACCCGCAGTGAGTTCGGTTACACCGATGCGGACCTCTTCAAGGACATCGCACGTGCCCGCACCCTCCCGGACGGGGACGAGCGCTCCACGCTCTACCGCTCCATCAACGAGCGGATCGCCAAGGCGCTGCCCGCCCTCCCCATCGCCTATCCGATCTCGGCTCTGGCGATGTCGGACCGCGTGGTGAGCTACCCTTCGTCCCCCGTTCTGAACGAAGTCTTTTCGAAGGTAAAACTCAAAGGATAA